A genome region from Sceloporus undulatus isolate JIND9_A2432 ecotype Alabama chromosome 1, SceUnd_v1.1, whole genome shotgun sequence includes the following:
- the LOC121934416 gene encoding lysosomal membrane ascorbate-dependent ferrireductase CYB561A3 isoform X2: protein MSGISFLPFSILLGVLGILCVGFTVYWSHHWLGGFAWDGTDHMFNWHPVLMVTGMLVLYGIAALVYRAPLSWEGPKLPWKLLHASLTLTAFILVVLGLVAVFGYHNGQGIPNMYSLHSWIGLSAVLLFSCQWLMGFSSFLLPWAPLWLRALYKPIHVFFGSAILSLVVAACISGIIEKLFFRLSKSPTPYSSLPTEAWFGNVLGMLILVFALLVLWALARPAWKRPDVSSEDNQEPLLRGTR, encoded by the exons ATGTCTGGTATCTCATTCCTGCCATTTTCCATCCTGCTAGGAGTTCTAGGAATCTTGTGTGTGGGCTTCACCGTGTATTGGAGCCACCACTGGCTTGGTGGCTTTGCCTGGGATGGAACGGATCATATGTTCAACTGGCACCCAGTTCTCATGGTGACAGGCATGCTAGTCTTGTATGGCATTG CGGCACTAGTGTATCGGGCGCCCCTCTCCTGGGAAGGACCCAAGCTCCCATGGAAGCTGCTGCATGCATCCCTGACCTTGACAGCATTTATTCTTGTTGTCCTGGGACTAGTAGCTGTCTTTGGGTATCACAATGGGCAGGGTATCCCAAACATGTACTCACTACACAGCTGGATAGGTCTGTCTGCTGTGCTGCTCTTCTCCTGCCAG tggttaatggggttttcttctttcctgctgccttgggCTCCACTTTGGCTCCGAGCCCTCTACAAACCCATCCATGTCTTCTTTGGCTCTGCTATCCTTTCCTTGGTTGTGGCAGCCTGCATCTCTGGCATTATTGAAAAGCTATTCTTCAGGCT ATCAAAATCACCAACACCCTATTCCAGTCTTCCTACAGAAGCTTGGTTTGGTAATGTCCTTGGGATGCTAATCCTGGTCTTTGCACTGTTGGTGTTGTGGGCTCTGGCTAGACCAGCATGGAAACGTCCAGATGTGAGTTCAGAAGACAACCAAGAG
- the LOC121934416 gene encoding lysosomal membrane ascorbate-dependent ferrireductase CYB561A3 isoform X1, protein MSGTDSAEGSVELWNYSSRRPPRLRRKRDVFYSSSEMSGISFLPFSILLGVLGILCVGFTVYWSHHWLGGFAWDGTDHMFNWHPVLMVTGMLVLYGIAALVYRAPLSWEGPKLPWKLLHASLTLTAFILVVLGLVAVFGYHNGQGIPNMYSLHSWIGLSAVLLFSCQWLMGFSSFLLPWAPLWLRALYKPIHVFFGSAILSLVVAACISGIIEKLFFRLSKSPTPYSSLPTEAWFGNVLGMLILVFALLVLWALARPAWKRPDVSSEDNQEPLLRGTR, encoded by the exons ATGAGCGGAACTGACAGCGCTGAAGGGTCTGTGGAACTCTGGAACTACAGTTCCCGGCGTCCCCCGCGTCTCAGGCGGAAGCGAG aCGTGTTCTACAGTAGCAGCGAGATGTCTGGTATCTCATTCCTGCCATTTTCCATCCTGCTAGGAGTTCTAGGAATCTTGTGTGTGGGCTTCACCGTGTATTGGAGCCACCACTGGCTTGGTGGCTTTGCCTGGGATGGAACGGATCATATGTTCAACTGGCACCCAGTTCTCATGGTGACAGGCATGCTAGTCTTGTATGGCATTG CGGCACTAGTGTATCGGGCGCCCCTCTCCTGGGAAGGACCCAAGCTCCCATGGAAGCTGCTGCATGCATCCCTGACCTTGACAGCATTTATTCTTGTTGTCCTGGGACTAGTAGCTGTCTTTGGGTATCACAATGGGCAGGGTATCCCAAACATGTACTCACTACACAGCTGGATAGGTCTGTCTGCTGTGCTGCTCTTCTCCTGCCAG tggttaatggggttttcttctttcctgctgccttgggCTCCACTTTGGCTCCGAGCCCTCTACAAACCCATCCATGTCTTCTTTGGCTCTGCTATCCTTTCCTTGGTTGTGGCAGCCTGCATCTCTGGCATTATTGAAAAGCTATTCTTCAGGCT ATCAAAATCACCAACACCCTATTCCAGTCTTCCTACAGAAGCTTGGTTTGGTAATGTCCTTGGGATGCTAATCCTGGTCTTTGCACTGTTGGTGTTGTGGGCTCTGGCTAGACCAGCATGGAAACGTCCAGATGTGAGTTCAGAAGACAACCAAGAG
- the TMEM138 gene encoding transmembrane protein 138 isoform X1, which produces MLQTSNYSLVLSLQFLLLFYDLFVNSFSELLRMAPVIQLVLFIIQDIAILFNVIIIFLMFFNTFVFQAGLVNLLFHKFKGTIVLSAAYLALSISFHIWVMNLRWKNSNYFVWTDGLQTLFVFQRLDRQLSSTPLEILLFLNGWYYATYFLLEIFIFVYKGLLLPYPSANLALDLVMLFLYLGIEVTRIFFGSKGNLCQRKVPLAISLALTFPAAVMAAYYLLLQTYALRLEAILNAILLLFYAVELLLGILTLAAFSSLDSY; this is translated from the exons ATGCTCCAAACCAGCAACTATAGCCTGGTGCTCTCCTTGCAGTTCTTGCTTCTTTTCTACGATCTCTTTGTCAACTCCTTCTCAGAACTGCTGCGCATGGCCCCTGTCATCCAGCTTGTGCTCTTCAT CATTCAGGATATTGCTATCCTCTTCAATGTCATCATCATATTCCTCATGTTCTTCAATACCTTCGTCTTCCAAGCTGGCCTGGTTAATCTTCTGTTCCACAAATTTAAGGGGACCATAGTTCTTTCAGCAGCATACCTTGCTTTGAGTATATCCTTCCACATCTGGGTTATG AACCTCCGCTGGAAAAATTCCAACTACTTTGTATGGACTGATGGGCTGCAGACCCTTTTTGTTTTCCAGAGACTAG ATCGCCAGCTGTCCTCTACCCCTCTGGAGATTCTGCTGTTCCTCAATGGCTGGTATTATGCCACATATTTCCTGCTGGAGATTTTCATATTTGTGTATAAAG GACTCCTGCTGCCCTATCCTTCTGCCAATCTGGCTTTAGATCTGGTCATGCTCTTCCTCTACCTTGGGATTGAAGTCACAAGGATATTTTTTG GCTCAAAAGGGAATCTGTGTCAACGGAAAGTACCACTTGCCATCAGTCTGGCATTAACCTTTCCAGCCGCAGTGATGGCAGCCTACTATCTGCTACTGCAGACCTATGCCCTGAGGCTGGAAGCCATCCTCAATGCTATCCTTCTTCTCTTCTATGCTGTTGAGCTGCTGTTGGGCATTCTTACCCTGGCCGCCTTCTCCAG CTTGGATTCATACTGA
- the TMEM138 gene encoding transmembrane protein 138 isoform X2, which translates to MLQTSNYSLVLSLQFLLLFYDLFVNSFSELLRMAPVIQLVLFIIQDIAILFNVIIIFLMFFNTFVFQAGLVNLLFHKFKGTIVLSAAYLALSISFHIWVMNLRWKNSNYFVWTDGLQTLFVFQRLAAVLYYYFYKRTAVHLGDPRFYQDSLWLRKEFAQVRS; encoded by the exons ATGCTCCAAACCAGCAACTATAGCCTGGTGCTCTCCTTGCAGTTCTTGCTTCTTTTCTACGATCTCTTTGTCAACTCCTTCTCAGAACTGCTGCGCATGGCCCCTGTCATCCAGCTTGTGCTCTTCAT CATTCAGGATATTGCTATCCTCTTCAATGTCATCATCATATTCCTCATGTTCTTCAATACCTTCGTCTTCCAAGCTGGCCTGGTTAATCTTCTGTTCCACAAATTTAAGGGGACCATAGTTCTTTCAGCAGCATACCTTGCTTTGAGTATATCCTTCCACATCTGGGTTATG AACCTCCGCTGGAAAAATTCCAACTACTTTGTATGGACTGATGGGCTGCAGACCCTTTTTGTTTTCCAGAGACTAG CGGCTGTGCTTTATTACTATTTCTATAAGAGGACAGCTGTGCATTTGGGAGACCCTCGTTTCTACCAAGACTCTCTTTGGCTACGGAAGGAGTTTGCTCAAGTCCGCAGCTGA
- the TMEM138 gene encoding transmembrane protein 138 isoform X3, which yields MAPRNRQLSSTPLEILLFLNGWYYATYFLLEIFIFVYKGLLLPYPSANLALDLVMLFLYLGIEVTRIFFGSKGNLCQRKVPLAISLALTFPAAVMAAYYLLLQTYALRLEAILNAILLLFYAVELLLGILTLAAFSSLDSY from the exons ATGGCGCCTCGCA ATCGCCAGCTGTCCTCTACCCCTCTGGAGATTCTGCTGTTCCTCAATGGCTGGTATTATGCCACATATTTCCTGCTGGAGATTTTCATATTTGTGTATAAAG GACTCCTGCTGCCCTATCCTTCTGCCAATCTGGCTTTAGATCTGGTCATGCTCTTCCTCTACCTTGGGATTGAAGTCACAAGGATATTTTTTG GCTCAAAAGGGAATCTGTGTCAACGGAAAGTACCACTTGCCATCAGTCTGGCATTAACCTTTCCAGCCGCAGTGATGGCAGCCTACTATCTGCTACTGCAGACCTATGCCCTGAGGCTGGAAGCCATCCTCAATGCTATCCTTCTTCTCTTCTATGCTGTTGAGCTGCTGTTGGGCATTCTTACCCTGGCCGCCTTCTCCAG CTTGGATTCATACTGA